The following proteins are co-located in the Candidatus Poribacteria bacterium genome:
- a CDS encoding phytanoyl-CoA dioxygenase family protein gives MSDRQHLLTTKQMASFVADGYLRFDGLVPRELNAAAFDEMERNAVPRGKAGQPFSELWQSESAVGEVFRLPQIQGIIRSLVGPDPLYDHHAIHTVNANNPNGQIWHADAIIDTRTHFDIQFFYFSHDTPREMGGTMILPGSQYRRISETDIARYQNFLSQVAIACPEGTVVVVHHGIWHCAQPNCTDRRRYMFKLRLNPTVRQLRLWNTDDIDDSSVSGILHTDHRWYGNEIRIEVVNRIKFWRFLTGNEDYDVAYWLGRLENMPETRLSAS, from the coding sequence GTGAGTGACCGCCAACACCTGCTGACGACGAAGCAAATGGCGAGCTTCGTCGCAGACGGTTACCTGAGGTTTGATGGACTCGTGCCGCGCGAGCTCAACGCCGCCGCGTTCGACGAGATGGAGCGGAACGCGGTTCCGCGCGGCAAGGCTGGGCAGCCCTTCAGTGAGCTCTGGCAGTCCGAAAGCGCCGTGGGAGAGGTGTTTCGTCTGCCGCAGATCCAGGGGATCATTCGCAGCCTAGTGGGCCCCGACCCTCTCTACGACCATCACGCGATCCACACGGTCAACGCGAACAACCCGAACGGTCAGATCTGGCACGCCGACGCGATCATCGACACGCGGACGCACTTCGACATTCAGTTCTTCTACTTCAGCCACGACACGCCGCGCGAGATGGGCGGCACGATGATCCTTCCCGGGAGCCAGTACCGGCGCATCAGCGAGACGGACATCGCGCGCTACCAGAACTTCCTGTCTCAGGTGGCGATCGCGTGTCCAGAGGGAACCGTCGTCGTCGTCCACCACGGCATCTGGCACTGCGCGCAGCCCAACTGCACGGATCGTCGGCGCTACATGTTCAAGCTCCGCTTGAATCCGACCGTTCGCCAACTCCGCCTATGGAACACGGACGATATCGACGACTCGTCGGTCAGCGGAATCCTACACACGGATCATCGGTGGTACGGCAACGAGATCCGTATCGAGGTGGTGAACCGGATCAAGTTTTGGCGCTTCCTCACGGGCAATGAAGACTACGACGTCGCCTACTGGCTCGGACGGCTAGAGAACATGCCGGAGACCCGCCTCAGCGCGTCATAG
- a CDS encoding nucleoside hydrolase: MRRIVLDTDTGVDDALAICLAMRSPELRVEAITAVHGNVPVGRAAENILRTLAVLGATELPTLAVGASVPLRRDPVYADDVHGWDGIGGASRTRDDTGNPAYPVPDMAFDRRPAPQVIAETVAARPGEVTVVAVGPLTNVALAMSLYPEAMRHAARIVAMAGAFRRQGNMSPVAEFNVYADPDAVAVVLGFGVPVTLVPLDATERIVLRRELVERHATHRRGRFVRDITAHYMEFGSTHEGIDGCYVHDPLAVAHVVDDALLTYVERRVVVETTGTVTLGQTVADLREPPRFAGEPNARIALDADPERFLRLFETRVLAAS, from the coding sequence GTGCGGCGGATCGTTCTCGACACGGACACCGGGGTCGATGACGCGCTGGCGATCTGCCTCGCCATGCGTTCCCCGGAGCTCCGCGTCGAGGCGATCACCGCCGTCCACGGGAACGTCCCAGTCGGTCGTGCGGCGGAGAACATCCTCCGCACCTTGGCGGTTCTGGGAGCGACGGAGCTCCCGACCCTGGCAGTCGGAGCCTCCGTGCCTCTCCGCCGCGATCCGGTCTACGCGGACGACGTGCACGGCTGGGATGGCATTGGCGGCGCGAGTCGGACACGCGACGACACCGGGAATCCCGCGTATCCCGTCCCGGACATGGCGTTCGACAGGCGTCCAGCGCCGCAGGTGATCGCGGAGACGGTCGCCGCTCGTCCGGGCGAAGTGACGGTCGTCGCCGTGGGCCCGCTCACGAACGTCGCGCTGGCTATGTCGCTGTACCCTGAGGCGATGCGCCACGCGGCTCGGATTGTCGCGATGGCGGGAGCGTTCCGCAGACAGGGCAACATGTCGCCGGTCGCTGAGTTCAACGTCTACGCCGATCCCGACGCCGTCGCTGTCGTACTGGGGTTCGGCGTGCCCGTCACGCTCGTGCCCCTCGATGCGACGGAGCGGATCGTTCTGAGACGCGAGCTCGTCGAGCGGCACGCAACCCATCGGCGCGGGCGCTTTGTGCGCGACATCACGGCGCACTACATGGAGTTCGGTTCCACGCACGAGGGCATCGACGGGTGCTATGTCCACGACCCGCTCGCCGTCGCGCACGTCGTCGACGATGCCCTGTTGACGTACGTCGAACGCCGGGTTGTCGTCGAGACGACCGGGACGGTCACGCTCGGGCAGACCGTCGCGGATCTGCGGGAGCCCCCGCGCTTTGCCGGGGAACCGAACGCGCGGATCGCCCTCGACGCAGACCCGGAAAGGTTTCTGCGGCTCTTCGAAACGCGCGTTTTGGCGGCATCCTGA
- the rpoB gene encoding DNA-directed RNA polymerase subunit beta, whose protein sequence is MPHTIQVGKTQRRSYAKIPEVLDLPDLVEVQKRSYEEFLQRDVPAEQRAITGLEAAFREMLQITDFSETASLNYASYELGRPKYDIVECQERGTTYAIPLKVKVRMVVRSKSEDGDAAGDVQDVKESDVYMGEIPLMTERGTFIINGAERVVVSQLKRSEGVIFKEEVQPAGRKTYVTQIIPLRGAWIEFESDIQNLLWVRLDRRKKRYATTFLRALHWSTNEQIVQQFVTPETLPLGEATVVSLADVEGSLGKTLAQTAVDQETGEVLADVGTPLTADVAALLREAQIETIIVRNATATDDAPLTRRILAASAVDADTGEVLAETGVEVDTALIERLIAANIAAIAVIPSAQEAWIRPLLDTLRKDPFRTQDEALMEIFRALQPGDSPTPDSARTRIERLYFDPNRYDLSRVGRYKLNKKLGLKVDPDSRVLEDTDIIAVLRYLLDVMAGKGIVDDIDHLGNRRVRAVGELLQSQVRVGLLRMARNIRERMTIQAQDLDQRTPNDLINPKPLTSAIKDFFGSSQLSQFMAQTNPLDELTHKRRLSALGPGGLHRDRATYDVRDVHHTHYGRVCPIETPEGPSVGLMVSLSCYAQVNEYGFLETPYQRVQEGQVVPGAIDYLSADQEDLHVIAQANIARDAEGTLSDLPTITRHRGDFPVKSPTEVDYVDVSPKQVVSVSAALIPFLEHDDANRALMGANQQRQAVPLLRREAPVIGTGIEYKAALDSGAVVVAKRDGIVESVTADEIIVRTQEGELYDEGEHSFSEMGYDVYRLIKYKRSNSNTVIDQMPICRKGQRVRAGEVIADGSATNQGELALGANVLVAFMPWEGYNYEDAILISERLVQDDVLTSIHIEEFELDARDTKLGKEEITRDIPNKSEEALSDLDEEGIVRIGSVVEPWDILVGKVTPKGESELGPEEKLLRAIFGDKAGDFKDASLEARPGVEGVVINTRIFARKEREKDRQSELREQAQIKQAEKDCRDKIALIQQGLREQAKRLILGKELVTALRTESGTVSKKGDVVTQAMLDQALAAEDASVSDLDTMERIRQIRSLAQGRIREVNVERDEKIEKINKGDELKPGVLKLVRVYVATKRKISVGDKLSGRHGNKGVISKILPIEDMPYLEDGTPVDMILNPLGVPGRMNVGQILETHLGWAASQLGMKVATPVFDGASEDEIRDELEAAGLPLTGKARLYDGRTGEAFHQKVTVGLHYMLKLNHLVADKIHARSIGPYSLVTQQPLGGKAQLGGQRFGEMEVWALEAYGAAYLLQELLTIKSDDIVGRTRVYEAIVKGENAPEPGTPESFNVLIKELQSLCLDVTLEESSDAESERALLDQLTAEPIEAAGS, encoded by the coding sequence ATGCCCCACACGATACAGGTCGGTAAGACCCAGCGGCGTTCGTATGCCAAGATTCCTGAGGTCCTGGACCTGCCGGACCTTGTCGAGGTCCAGAAGCGCTCGTACGAAGAGTTCCTGCAGCGGGACGTTCCTGCTGAGCAACGCGCGATCACGGGACTCGAAGCGGCGTTCCGCGAGATGCTTCAGATCACCGACTTCAGCGAGACCGCTTCACTTAACTACGCTTCGTACGAACTGGGTCGGCCGAAGTACGACATCGTCGAGTGCCAAGAACGCGGCACCACCTACGCGATCCCACTCAAGGTCAAGGTCCGCATGGTGGTGCGGTCCAAGTCCGAAGATGGCGACGCGGCGGGCGATGTGCAGGACGTCAAGGAATCCGACGTCTACATGGGCGAGATCCCGCTCATGACGGAACGCGGGACGTTCATCATCAACGGCGCTGAGCGCGTCGTGGTCAGCCAACTGAAGCGCTCCGAGGGCGTGATCTTCAAAGAGGAGGTTCAGCCGGCCGGCCGCAAGACCTACGTCACGCAGATCATTCCGCTCCGGGGCGCGTGGATCGAGTTCGAATCCGACATCCAGAACCTGCTCTGGGTGCGCCTCGATCGGCGGAAGAAGCGCTACGCGACGACATTTCTCAGGGCGCTCCACTGGTCCACCAACGAGCAGATCGTTCAGCAGTTCGTGACGCCGGAGACGCTGCCGCTGGGCGAGGCGACCGTCGTCTCGTTGGCGGACGTCGAGGGGAGCCTGGGTAAGACGCTCGCGCAGACCGCCGTCGACCAGGAGACAGGCGAAGTCCTCGCGGACGTCGGCACGCCGCTGACCGCGGACGTCGCAGCCCTGCTGCGCGAAGCGCAGATCGAGACGATCATCGTGCGCAACGCCACGGCGACCGACGACGCACCGTTGACGAGACGCATCCTCGCGGCATCCGCTGTCGACGCCGACACCGGCGAAGTGCTGGCTGAGACGGGTGTCGAGGTGGATACGGCGCTCATCGAGCGCCTCATCGCCGCGAACATCGCTGCCATCGCCGTAATTCCGTCGGCTCAGGAAGCGTGGATCCGACCCCTGCTCGATACGCTGCGCAAGGACCCGTTCCGGACGCAGGACGAAGCCCTCATGGAGATCTTCCGCGCTCTCCAGCCGGGGGATTCGCCGACGCCGGACAGCGCTCGTACGCGCATCGAGCGGCTCTACTTCGATCCGAACCGCTACGATCTCTCCCGCGTCGGACGCTACAAGCTGAATAAGAAGCTCGGGCTGAAGGTCGATCCAGACTCGCGCGTTCTCGAGGACACCGACATCATCGCTGTCCTGCGCTACTTGCTCGACGTGATGGCGGGCAAGGGGATCGTGGACGACATCGACCATCTAGGGAACCGGCGCGTTCGCGCGGTCGGGGAGCTCCTCCAGAGTCAGGTTCGTGTTGGGCTGCTGCGCATGGCTCGGAACATCCGCGAGCGGATGACCATCCAGGCGCAAGACCTCGATCAACGAACGCCGAACGACCTGATCAACCCGAAGCCGCTCACCAGCGCCATCAAGGACTTCTTCGGCAGCAGCCAGTTGTCCCAGTTCATGGCGCAAACGAATCCGCTGGACGAGCTGACGCACAAGCGCCGTCTGAGCGCCCTGGGACCGGGCGGTCTGCACCGCGACCGAGCCACCTACGACGTCCGTGACGTGCACCACACGCACTACGGGCGTGTCTGCCCGATCGAGACGCCCGAGGGGCCCAGCGTCGGTCTCATGGTGTCGTTGAGCTGCTACGCACAAGTCAACGAGTACGGTTTCCTCGAAACGCCCTATCAGCGCGTTCAGGAGGGTCAGGTCGTTCCCGGCGCGATCGACTACCTCTCAGCGGACCAGGAAGACCTCCACGTCATCGCCCAGGCGAACATCGCGCGCGACGCGGAGGGCACCCTGTCCGATCTGCCCACGATCACGCGCCATCGCGGTGACTTCCCAGTGAAGTCGCCGACCGAAGTCGATTACGTCGATGTGTCGCCGAAGCAGGTCGTCAGCGTCTCGGCGGCGCTGATCCCCTTCCTCGAGCACGACGACGCGAACCGAGCTCTGATGGGCGCGAACCAGCAGCGTCAGGCGGTTCCACTGCTCCGGCGCGAAGCGCCCGTCATCGGAACCGGCATCGAGTACAAGGCGGCGCTGGACTCCGGAGCCGTCGTCGTTGCCAAGCGCGACGGAATCGTGGAGAGCGTCACCGCCGACGAGATCATCGTCCGAACGCAGGAAGGCGAGCTCTACGACGAGGGCGAGCACTCCTTCTCCGAGATGGGTTACGACGTCTATCGGCTCATCAAGTACAAGCGCTCCAACAGCAACACGGTCATCGACCAGATGCCCATTTGCCGTAAGGGTCAGCGTGTCCGAGCCGGAGAGGTGATCGCCGACGGGAGCGCGACCAACCAGGGAGAATTGGCGCTTGGCGCGAACGTGCTCGTCGCGTTCATGCCGTGGGAAGGCTACAACTACGAGGACGCCATCCTCATCAGCGAGCGCCTCGTGCAGGACGACGTGCTGACGTCGATCCACATCGAGGAGTTCGAGCTCGACGCCCGCGACACGAAGCTGGGCAAGGAAGAGATCACGCGCGACATCCCGAATAAGAGCGAGGAAGCCCTCAGCGACCTGGACGAGGAGGGCATCGTTCGCATCGGGTCGGTCGTGGAACCGTGGGACATCCTGGTCGGCAAGGTGACGCCCAAGGGCGAGAGCGAGCTGGGCCCCGAAGAGAAGCTCCTCCGAGCCATCTTCGGCGACAAGGCGGGCGACTTCAAAGACGCCTCGCTGGAAGCCCGTCCCGGCGTCGAAGGCGTCGTCATCAACACGCGCATCTTCGCGCGCAAGGAGCGCGAGAAGGATCGCCAGAGCGAGCTCCGCGAGCAGGCACAGATCAAGCAGGCGGAGAAGGACTGCCGCGACAAGATCGCCCTCATTCAGCAGGGGCTCCGCGAGCAGGCGAAGCGCCTGATCCTCGGCAAGGAGCTGGTGACGGCGCTACGGACGGAGAGCGGAACCGTCAGCAAGAAGGGCGACGTCGTCACGCAGGCGATGCTCGACCAGGCGCTGGCGGCGGAGGATGCCTCCGTCTCCGACCTCGACACGATGGAGCGCATTCGGCAAATCCGCAGCCTGGCTCAGGGGCGTATCCGCGAGGTCAACGTCGAGCGCGACGAGAAGATCGAAAAGATCAACAAGGGCGACGAGCTGAAACCCGGCGTTCTGAAACTCGTGCGCGTCTACGTCGCGACGAAGCGGAAGATCTCCGTCGGCGACAAGCTGTCGGGTCGGCACGGCAACAAGGGCGTCATCTCAAAGATTCTGCCCATCGAGGACATGCCGTACCTCGAAGATGGCACGCCGGTCGACATGATCCTGAATCCGCTGGGCGTCCCGGGGCGCATGAACGTGGGGCAGATCCTGGAGACCCACCTCGGCTGGGCAGCCAGCCAGCTTGGGATGAAGGTCGCCACGCCGGTGTTCGACGGCGCCAGCGAGGATGAGATCCGCGACGAGCTCGAGGCAGCCGGGTTGCCGCTGACGGGCAAGGCGCGACTGTACGACGGTCGAACCGGCGAAGCCTTCCACCAGAAGGTGACCGTCGGGCTCCACTACATGCTCAAGTTGAACCATTTGGTCGCCGACAAGATCCACGCACGCTCCATCGGGCCCTACTCGCTGGTCACGCAGCAACCGTTGGGCGGCAAGGCGCAGCTGGGAGGTCAGCGGTTCGGCGAAATGGAGGTGTGGGCGCTCGAGGCATACGGCGCGGCTTACCTCCTGCAGGAACTCCTCACGATCAAGTCCGACGATATCGTCGGGCGTACGCGTGTCTACGAAGCGATCGTCAAGGGCGAGAACGCGCCCGAACCGGGTACGCCGGAATCGTTCAACGTCCTCATCAAGGAACTCCAGAGCCTCTGCCTCGACGTCACCCTCGAGGAGTCCAGCGACGCCGAATCCGAGCGCGCGCTCCTCGACCAGTTGACGGCTGAGCCCATCGAGGCTGCCGGTTCCTGA
- the rpoC gene encoding DNA-directed RNA polymerase subunit beta', with protein MAQYRPSHNVNNFDAISIRMASPDTIREWAKSPNASSYASGEVKKPETINYRTFKPERDGLFCEAIFGPTKDWECSCGKYKRIKYKGVVCDRCGVEVTQAKVRRERMGFIQLATPVSHIWFFKGVPSRLGLLLDLSLKELERVLYFEAYIVLDPGDSPLDFRDRLTEEQYQKLREHGYHFRAEMGAAAIKEILISMDLEREAVQLDAELVETNSKQKAKKIRKRLKIIRGMIKSENRPEWMILDVIPVMPPELRPLVALDGGRFATSDLNDLYRRVINRNNRLKKLVELKAPEVIIRNEKRMLQEAVDALIENGKHGRVVKGPGNRPLKSLSDMLKGKPGRFRQNLLGKRVDYSGRSVIVVGPELRLGQCGLPKKMALELFKPFIIRKLQEKNYATTIKSAKRMADRVDDQVWEVLEEVIEEHPVLLNRAPTLHRLGIQAFQPHLVEGEAIRIHPLVCKAFNADFDGDQMAVHVPLSAEAQVEARVLMASVRNILKPAHGQPVAVPELDMVLGCNYVTKALHVTAGHRVLVGGQIDTESPANEGEKPLRFASSDDVVYALDSGVIQLHDWIEVRIRHEAASAILRTTPGRVLFSRILPPEILYNCEDIHGNVVRLPFINEELKTRALRDLVANCFQTLGNRRAVGLLNGLKSLGFQYATVSGLSLGIGDFVEPSDKHALREAAIANVQQVEQAFREGRVGASERYNSIIAIWGRLTDDVQKSLFTTLAKSTLHQHMPSLPATGEDKANVPAVTDERPAWLTTAERYEAGFNPLFVMADSGARARNEAIRQIAGMRGMLAKPDGSIIETPIFASLREGLSVLEYFISTHGARKGLADTAIKTASSGYLTRKLVDVAQDVIVSIHDCGTTIGLTRTAMEADEEGESLADRIAGRVALEDVVDPSTGQVLVAAGEVFTSSKAAMVDDAGVLFVRIRSPLTCEAPHGVCQMCYGADLSNHRMVDIGEAIGILAAQSIGEPGTQLTMRTFHTGGAVSGIIGAGSEVRARSRTGKVVLRAVQPATRPSGETIALRNGWMLVVDDEGREREQHRVAAGATLDALENDVVERGMLLFRSDATHKPILTKVSGHVRFRDIRPGLTLEEIVDESTGQRERVITDYRREDTHPRVEIVDDDGATVLDSYVLPTGARLSIAEGIEITGEYTAADLIGRIPVTDVKGSRGKLYAPADQPIDAKSAKAIIDASFEEVRVREKVVVGDTLARMPRGTAKSSDIVSGLPRVTELFEARKPKDHATITELSGTVSFPGMSRGMQVVRVTSDILNERGEPETKDYKIPLGKFISVQDGDHVEAGDGLTDGPLNPHDILAVKGREEVQRYLVREIKGVYGAQGERINDKHIEVIIRQMMKKVAITDAGDTDFLEGDEVSHTVFRRENQRVTSRRVIVPSQVSLSEAPVYVGGRIGLPVVDKEGVVLAEKGTEVTEALIETLRESGMGSSDSLSIDVERTGVPAQASPILQGVTKASLSTESFISAASFQQTTNVLTGASVAGKRDALRGVKENVIMGRLIPAGTGMVQHRRLRVAARRSVAPPEPMPAVKDSGDDD; from the coding sequence TTGGCTCAGTATCGACCTTCGCACAACGTCAACAACTTCGACGCGATCTCCATCCGCATGGCGTCGCCGGACACCATCCGGGAGTGGGCGAAGAGCCCCAACGCCAGTTCGTACGCATCCGGCGAGGTCAAGAAGCCCGAGACGATCAACTACCGGACGTTCAAGCCTGAGCGCGACGGGCTCTTCTGCGAAGCGATCTTCGGTCCGACCAAGGACTGGGAGTGCAGTTGCGGCAAGTACAAGCGCATCAAGTACAAGGGCGTCGTGTGCGACCGCTGCGGCGTCGAGGTGACCCAGGCGAAGGTCCGCCGCGAGCGCATGGGCTTCATCCAACTGGCAACGCCGGTCTCGCACATCTGGTTCTTCAAGGGCGTACCCAGCCGGCTCGGGCTTTTGCTGGATCTGTCGCTCAAGGAACTGGAGCGCGTCCTCTACTTCGAGGCGTACATCGTCCTGGATCCCGGCGACAGCCCCCTGGACTTCCGAGACCGACTGACCGAGGAGCAGTATCAGAAGCTGCGCGAGCACGGCTACCACTTCCGTGCTGAGATGGGCGCTGCCGCCATCAAAGAGATCCTCATCAGCATGGACCTCGAGCGCGAAGCGGTGCAACTCGACGCCGAGCTGGTGGAGACGAACTCGAAGCAGAAGGCGAAGAAGATCCGCAAGCGGCTCAAGATCATCCGCGGAATGATCAAGTCGGAGAACCGACCCGAGTGGATGATCCTCGACGTCATCCCGGTCATGCCGCCCGAGCTGCGCCCGCTTGTCGCCCTCGACGGCGGACGGTTCGCCACGTCCGACCTGAACGATCTGTATCGTCGTGTCATCAATCGGAACAATCGGCTCAAGAAGCTCGTCGAGCTCAAAGCTCCTGAGGTAATCATCCGCAACGAGAAGCGGATGCTCCAGGAGGCGGTCGATGCGCTCATCGAGAATGGCAAGCACGGCCGCGTCGTCAAGGGCCCTGGAAACCGGCCGCTGAAGTCTCTGAGCGACATGCTCAAGGGCAAGCCGGGACGGTTCCGCCAGAACCTGCTCGGCAAGCGCGTCGACTACTCCGGCCGCTCCGTGATCGTCGTGGGACCCGAGTTGCGGCTCGGACAGTGCGGCTTGCCCAAAAAGATGGCGTTGGAGCTCTTCAAGCCCTTCATCATCCGCAAGCTGCAGGAGAAGAACTACGCGACGACGATCAAGTCCGCCAAGCGGATGGCGGACCGCGTTGACGACCAAGTCTGGGAGGTTCTCGAAGAGGTCATCGAGGAGCACCCGGTTCTGCTGAACCGAGCGCCAACCCTCCACCGCCTCGGCATTCAGGCGTTCCAGCCGCACCTGGTCGAGGGCGAGGCGATCCGCATCCATCCGCTGGTGTGCAAAGCCTTCAACGCCGACTTCGATGGCGACCAGATGGCGGTGCACGTCCCGCTGTCCGCCGAAGCGCAGGTCGAGGCGCGCGTCTTGATGGCGTCGGTGCGCAACATCCTCAAGCCCGCGCACGGACAGCCCGTCGCCGTACCGGAACTCGACATGGTGCTCGGCTGCAACTACGTTACCAAGGCGCTCCACGTCACAGCGGGCCATCGAGTCCTGGTCGGAGGGCAGATCGACACGGAATCTCCGGCGAACGAGGGCGAGAAGCCGCTTCGATTCGCCAGCAGCGACGATGTCGTCTACGCTCTGGATAGCGGCGTCATCCAGCTCCATGACTGGATCGAGGTTCGCATCCGGCACGAGGCCGCCTCGGCGATCCTGCGGACGACGCCGGGTCGCGTGCTCTTCAGCCGAATCCTGCCGCCCGAGATCCTCTACAACTGCGAGGATATCCACGGCAATGTCGTGCGGCTCCCGTTCATCAACGAGGAGCTCAAGACGCGCGCTCTGCGCGACCTGGTCGCGAACTGCTTCCAGACGCTGGGGAACCGTCGGGCGGTCGGTCTGCTCAACGGCCTCAAGTCGCTTGGGTTCCAGTACGCCACCGTGTCGGGCTTGTCTCTGGGGATCGGCGACTTCGTCGAGCCGTCCGACAAGCACGCGCTGCGCGAAGCCGCCATCGCGAACGTTCAGCAGGTCGAACAGGCGTTCCGCGAGGGGCGCGTCGGCGCGAGCGAGCGCTACAACAGCATCATCGCCATCTGGGGACGCCTGACCGACGACGTGCAGAAGAGCCTCTTCACGACGCTCGCGAAGAGCACGCTCCATCAGCACATGCCGTCGCTACCGGCAACCGGAGAAGACAAGGCGAACGTTCCGGCGGTCACCGACGAGAGGCCCGCATGGCTCACCACCGCCGAGCGGTACGAAGCCGGCTTCAACCCGCTGTTCGTCATGGCGGACTCGGGCGCGCGCGCGCGCAACGAGGCGATCCGTCAGATCGCCGGTATGCGTGGCATGTTGGCGAAGCCGGACGGCAGCATCATCGAAACGCCCATCTTCGCGTCCCTACGCGAGGGCTTGTCCGTCCTCGAGTACTTCATCTCGACGCACGGCGCCCGCAAGGGTCTCGCGGACACGGCAATCAAGACCGCGAGTTCCGGCTATCTCACCCGGAAGCTGGTCGATGTCGCTCAGGACGTCATCGTGTCGATCCATGACTGCGGCACGACGATCGGGCTGACGCGCACGGCGATGGAAGCCGACGAGGAGGGCGAATCGCTCGCCGACCGAATCGCCGGCCGTGTCGCGCTCGAGGACGTCGTGGACCCATCCACGGGTCAAGTTCTCGTCGCCGCCGGAGAGGTGTTCACCTCGTCGAAGGCAGCCATGGTGGACGACGCGGGCGTTCTGTTCGTCCGCATCCGCTCGCCGCTGACGTGCGAAGCCCCCCACGGCGTGTGCCAGATGTGCTACGGCGCCGACCTGAGCAACCATCGCATGGTCGATATCGGCGAGGCGATCGGCATCCTTGCCGCCCAATCCATCGGAGAGCCCGGCACGCAGTTGACGATGCGCACGTTCCACACGGGTGGAGCCGTCAGCGGCATCATCGGCGCTGGCTCCGAAGTGCGCGCGCGATCCCGCACCGGCAAGGTCGTCCTGAGAGCCGTTCAGCCAGCGACTCGGCCCAGCGGCGAGACGATCGCCCTGCGCAACGGATGGATGCTCGTCGTCGACGACGAGGGACGCGAGCGCGAACAACACCGCGTTGCGGCAGGAGCCACGCTCGATGCCCTGGAGAACGACGTCGTCGAGCGCGGCATGCTCCTGTTCCGTTCGGATGCGACGCACAAGCCCATCCTAACAAAGGTGAGCGGCCACGTCCGCTTCCGCGACATCCGGCCCGGCCTGACGCTCGAAGAGATCGTGGACGAGTCCACCGGTCAGCGAGAGCGCGTCATCACGGACTACCGTCGGGAAGACACACATCCGCGCGTCGAGATCGTCGATGACGACGGCGCGACGGTTCTCGATTCCTACGTCCTGCCGACCGGAGCCCGACTCTCGATCGCCGAAGGCATCGAGATCACCGGTGAATACACGGCGGCGGACCTCATCGGACGCATTCCCGTCACGGACGTGAAGGGCTCGCGCGGGAAGCTCTATGCTCCAGCGGATCAGCCCATCGACGCGAAGTCGGCGAAGGCAATCATCGATGCCAGTTTCGAGGAAGTGCGCGTCCGCGAGAAGGTGGTCGTGGGCGACACGCTCGCGCGCATGCCTCGTGGAACCGCGAAGTCGTCCGACATCGTCTCCGGTCTGCCGCGCGTGACGGAGCTGTTCGAAGCCCGCAAGCCGAAGGACCATGCGACGATCACGGAGCTCAGCGGAACCGTGTCGTTCCCGGGTATGAGCCGTGGTATGCAGGTCGTTCGAGTCACCAGCGACATCCTGAACGAGCGAGGCGAACCCGAGACGAAGGACTACAAGATCCCACTCGGGAAGTTCATCAGCGTTCAGGACGGCGACCACGTCGAGGCTGGAGACGGGCTGACCGACGGTCCTCTGAATCCGCACGACATCCTGGCGGTCAAGGGCAGAGAGGAAGTCCAGCGCTACCTGGTCCGGGAGATCAAGGGCGTCTATGGCGCGCAGGGCGAGCGGATCAACGACAAGCACATCGAGGTCATCATCCGCCAGATGATGAAGAAGGTCGCCATCACGGATGCGGGCGACACGGACTTCCTCGAAGGAGACGAGGTCAGCCACACCGTGTTCCGACGCGAGAACCAGCGCGTCACGAGCCGTCGTGTCATCGTGCCGTCGCAGGTGTCGCTGTCCGAAGCGCCAGTGTACGTGGGCGGACGGATCGGGCTGCCGGTCGTCGACAAGGAAGGCGTCGTTCTGGCTGAGAAGGGCACGGAGGTCACAGAGGCGCTGATCGAGACGCTCCGCGAGAGCGGGATGGGCTCGTCGGACTCGCTTTCCATCGACGTGGAGCGCACAGGCGTTCCGGCGCAAGCATCGCCTATCCTCCAGGGCGTCACCAAGGCGTCGCTCAGCACGGAGAGCTTCATCTCGGCGGCGTCGTTCCAGCAGACGACGAACGTCCTCACCGGCGCGTCAGTCGCAGGCAAGCGCGACGCGCTGCGCGGCGTCAAAGAGAACGTCATCATGGGACGCCTCATTCCGGCGGGAACCGGCATGGTGCAACACCGACGCTTGCGGGTCGCCGCGCGCCGGTCGGTTGCTCCGCCCGAGCCGATGCCTGCCGTCAAGGACTCGGGCGACGACGACTGA